One genomic segment of Hordeum vulgare subsp. vulgare chromosome 2H, MorexV3_pseudomolecules_assembly, whole genome shotgun sequence includes these proteins:
- the LOC123427195 gene encoding DNA mismatch repair protein MSH1, mitochondrial isoform X2 yields the protein MESCRKQSSVQLTQRLVYSNILGLDSTLRNGSLKDGTLNMEMLQFKSKFPREILLCRVGDFYEAIGFDACILVEHAGLNPFGGLRSDSIPKAGCPIMNLRQTLDDLTRCGYSVCIVEEIQGPTQARARKGRFISGHAHPGSPYVFGLAEVDHDLEFPDPMPVVGISRSAKGYCLISVLETMKTYSAEEGLTEEAVVTKLRICRYHHLYLHSSLRNNSSGTSRWGEFGEGGLLWGECNGKSFDWFDGSPIDELLCKVREIYGLDEKTSFRNVTISLEGRPQPLYLGTATQIGVIPTEGIPSLPKMLLPPNCAGLPSMYIRDLLLNPPSFDVASAIQEACRLMCSITCSIPEFTCIPSAKLVKLLESKEVNHIEFCRIKNVLDEIMLMNGNTELSAIQNKLLEPASVVTGLKVDADILAISSSEYIPKEFFNDMESSWKGRVKRVHAEEEFSNVDVAAQALSTAVTEDFLPIIVRVKSVMSSHGSSKGEISYAKEHGAVWFKGRRFTPNVWANTPGEEQIKQLKPAIDSKGRRVGEEWFTTTKVENALARYHEACDNAKGKVLELLRGLSSELQDKINILVFCSMLLIITKALFGHVSEGLRRGWVLPAIYPLSKDYSTEESSSEMDLLGLFPYWLNTNQGNAILNDVSMRSLFILTGPNGGGKSSMLRSVCAAALLGVCGLMVPAASAVIPHFDSIMLHMKAYDSPADGKSSFQIEMSEIRSLVSRATGRSLVLIDEICRGTETAKGTCIAGSIIERLDDAGCLGIVSTHLHGIFDLPLSLNNTDFKAMGTEVVNGYIQPTWRLMDGICRESLAFQTARKEGMPDLIIKRAEELYLNMSRNNKHTSLTLHRPLVANSSVNGGLVDRPDGLGNGLEPPTGSFGLLRKDVESIVTAICEDKLLDLYNKRSISEQVEVVCVTVGAREQPPPSTVGRSSIYIIIRRDNKLYVGQTDDLVGRLGAHRSKEGMQDATILYIMVPGKSVACQLETLLINQLPSKGFKLTNKADGKHRNFGMSVTSGEAMAAH from the exons GTAGGAGATTTTTACGAAGCCATTGGGTTTGATGCCTGCATTCTTGTAGAGCATGCGGGCTTAAATCCTTTTGGAGGCTTGCGTTCTGACAGTATTCCAAAAGCTGGATGTCCAATCATG AATTTGCGGCAAACATTGGATGATTTGACTCGGTGTGGTTATTCCGTG TGCATAGTTGAGGAAATTCAAGGCCCAACTCAAGCCCGTGCTCGGAAAGGTCGATTTATTTCTGG CCATGCACATCCTGGCAGTCCTTATGTATTTGGTCTTGCTGAAGTAGATCATGATCTTGAGTTTCCTGACCCAATGCCGGTAGTTG GGATTTCACGCTCCGCGAAAGGCTATTGCTTGATTTCTGTGCTAGAGACCATGAAAACTTATTCAGCTGAGGAGGGCCTAACAGAGGAAGCTGTAGTTACTAAGCTGCGAATATGTCGTTATCATCATTTATACCTTCACAGTTCTTTGAGGAACAATTCTTCAG GGACATCGCGTTGGGGTGAGTTTGGCGAGGGAGGGCTCTTGTGGGGAGAGTGCAACGGAAAGTCCTTTGACTGGTTTGATGGTTCTCCTATCGACGAACTTTTATGCAAG GTAAGGGAGATATATGGCCTGGACGAGAAAACTAGTTTTCGCAACGTCACTATCTCGTTGGAAGGGAGGCCTCAACCTTTATATCTTGGAACTGCTACTCAAATTG GAGTGATACCAACTGAGGGGATCCCCAGTTTACCAAAAATGCTACTCCCTCCAAATTGTGCCGGGCTTCCATCAAT GTATATTAGAGATCTTCTTCTTAATCCTCCATCTTTTGATGTTGCCTCTGCAATTCAAG AGGCTTGCAGGCTTATGTGCAGCATAACTTGTTCAATTCCAGAATTTACCTGCATACCATCAGCGAAG CTTGTGAAACTACTTGAGTCAAAAGAGGTTAATCACATCGAATTTTGTAGAATAAAAAATGTCCTTGACGAGATTATGTTAATGAATGGAAACACTGAGCTTTCAGCTATCCAGAACAAATTGCTCGAACCTGCTTCGGTGGTTACTGGCTTGAAAGTTGATGCTGATATACTA GCAATATCTTCATCGGAATATATTCCCAAGGAGTTCTTCAATGATATGGAGTCATCTTGGAAGGGGCGTGTGAAAAGGGTCCATGCCGAAGAAGAGTTCAGCAATGTTGATGTGGCTGCTCAGGCATTATCAACTGCG GTCACTGAAGATTTTCTGCCAATTATTGTAAGAGTAAAATCCGTGATGTCCTCGCATGGAAGTTCTAAAGGGGAAATCTCTTACGCAAAAGAACACGGAGCTGTTTGGTTTAAAGGGAGGCGATTCACACCAAATGTATGGGCTAACACACCTGGTGAAGAACAGATAAAACAACTAAAGCCTGCGATTGATTCAAAAGGTAGAAGGGTTGGGGAAGAATGGTTTACAACAACCAAAGTTGAGAATGCTTTAGCCAG GTATCATGAAGCTTGTGATAACGCAAAAGGTAAAGTTCTAGAGCTCTTGAGAGGTCTTTCAAGCGAATTACAGGACAAGATCAACATCCTTGTCTTCTGCTCGATGTTGCTcatcataacaaaagcacttttTGGTCATGTTAG TGAGGGTCTAAGAAGAGGCTGGGTGCTTCCTGCTATATATCCCTTATCTAAG GATTATAGTACTGAAGAAAGCTCAAGCGAAATGGATTTATTAGGGCTCTTTCCTTACTGGCTTAATACTAATCAAGGGAATGCAATACTGAACGATGTCAGTATGCGCTCTTTGTTTATTCTGACTGGTCCAAATGGTGGAGGTAAATCCAGTATGTTGCGATCAGTCTGCGCGGCTGCATTGCTTGGAGTATGTGGTCTGATGGTGCCAGCTGCTTCAGCTGTCATCCCACACTTCGATTCCATCATGCTGCATATGAAGGCCTATGATAGTCCAGCTGATGGGAAAAGTTCATTTCAG ATTGAAATGTCAGAGATACGATCTTTAGTTAGTCGAGCTACTGGTAGAAGTCTTGTTCTCATTGATGAAATATGTAGGGGCACAGAAACTGCAAAAGGAACTTGCATAGCTGGTAGCATCATTGAAAGACTGGATGATGCTGGCTGCCTAGGCATTGTATCGACCCATTTGCATGGCATTTTTGACCTGCCACTATCACTCAACAATACTGATTTCAAAGCAATGGGAACAGAAGTGGTCAATGGGTACATTCAACCAACATGGAGACTTATGGATGGTATCTGTAGAGAAAGCCTTGCTTTTCAAACAGCCAGGAAGGAAGGTATGCCTGACTTGATAATTAAAAGGGCAGAGGAGCTATATCTGAATATGAGCAGAAACAACAAACATACATCATTGACACTCCACCGGCCTTTGGTTGCCAACTCTAGTGTAAATGGCGGCTTGGTTGATAGGCCTGATGGTCTGGGAAATGGGTTGGAACCTCCAACAGGTTCTTTTGGACTGCTGCGAAAGGATGTCGAGAGCATTGTTACCGCGATATGCGAGGACAAGCTGTTGGACCTGTACAACAAGAGAAGCATCTCAGAGCAGGTTGAGGTGGTCTGTGTAACTGTAGGTGCTAGGGAGCAACCGCCACCTTCAACCGTTGGCAGGTCCAGCATCTATATCATTATCAGACGGGACAACAAGCTCTATGTTGGACAG ACGGATGATCTCGTGGGCCGTCTTGGTGCTCATAGATCCAAGGAAGGTATGCAAGATGCCACAATACTATACATCATGGTTCCTGGCAAGAGCGTTGCGTGCCAACTGGAGACTCTTCTCATAAATCAGCTACCCTCGAAAGGTTTTAAGCTCACCAACAAGGCAGATGGCAAGCATCGGAACTTTGGTATGTCTGTAACCTCTGGAGAAGCCATGGCCGCGCACTGA
- the LOC123427195 gene encoding DNA mismatch repair protein MSH1, mitochondrial isoform X1, with the protein MESCRKQSSVQLTQRLVYSNILGLDSTLRNGSLKDGTLNMEMLQFKSKFPREILLCRVGDFYEAIGFDACILVEHAGLNPFGGLRSDSIPKAGCPIMNLRQTLDDLTRCGYSVCIVEEIQGPTQARARKGRFISGHAHPGSPYVFGLAEVDHDLEFPDPMPVVGISRSAKGYCLISVLETMKTYSAEEGLTEEAVVTKLRICRYHHLYLHSSLRNNSSGTSRWGEFGEGGLLWGECNGKSFDWFDGSPIDELLCKVREIYGLDEKTSFRNVTISLEGRPQPLYLGTATQIGVIPTEGIPSLPKMLLPPNCAGLPSMYIRDLLLNPPSFDVASAIQEACRLMCSITCSIPEFTCIPSAKLVKLLESKEVNHIEFCRIKNVLDEIMLMNGNTELSAIQNKLLEPASVVTGLKVDADILIKECRFISKRIGEVISLAGESDQAISSSEYIPKEFFNDMESSWKGRVKRVHAEEEFSNVDVAAQALSTAVTEDFLPIIVRVKSVMSSHGSSKGEISYAKEHGAVWFKGRRFTPNVWANTPGEEQIKQLKPAIDSKGRRVGEEWFTTTKVENALARYHEACDNAKGKVLELLRGLSSELQDKINILVFCSMLLIITKALFGHVSEGLRRGWVLPAIYPLSKDYSTEESSSEMDLLGLFPYWLNTNQGNAILNDVSMRSLFILTGPNGGGKSSMLRSVCAAALLGVCGLMVPAASAVIPHFDSIMLHMKAYDSPADGKSSFQIEMSEIRSLVSRATGRSLVLIDEICRGTETAKGTCIAGSIIERLDDAGCLGIVSTHLHGIFDLPLSLNNTDFKAMGTEVVNGYIQPTWRLMDGICRESLAFQTARKEGMPDLIIKRAEELYLNMSRNNKHTSLTLHRPLVANSSVNGGLVDRPDGLGNGLEPPTGSFGLLRKDVESIVTAICEDKLLDLYNKRSISEQVEVVCVTVGAREQPPPSTVGRSSIYIIIRRDNKLYVGQTDDLVGRLGAHRSKEGMQDATILYIMVPGKSVACQLETLLINQLPSKGFKLTNKADGKHRNFGMSVTSGEAMAAH; encoded by the exons GTAGGAGATTTTTACGAAGCCATTGGGTTTGATGCCTGCATTCTTGTAGAGCATGCGGGCTTAAATCCTTTTGGAGGCTTGCGTTCTGACAGTATTCCAAAAGCTGGATGTCCAATCATG AATTTGCGGCAAACATTGGATGATTTGACTCGGTGTGGTTATTCCGTG TGCATAGTTGAGGAAATTCAAGGCCCAACTCAAGCCCGTGCTCGGAAAGGTCGATTTATTTCTGG CCATGCACATCCTGGCAGTCCTTATGTATTTGGTCTTGCTGAAGTAGATCATGATCTTGAGTTTCCTGACCCAATGCCGGTAGTTG GGATTTCACGCTCCGCGAAAGGCTATTGCTTGATTTCTGTGCTAGAGACCATGAAAACTTATTCAGCTGAGGAGGGCCTAACAGAGGAAGCTGTAGTTACTAAGCTGCGAATATGTCGTTATCATCATTTATACCTTCACAGTTCTTTGAGGAACAATTCTTCAG GGACATCGCGTTGGGGTGAGTTTGGCGAGGGAGGGCTCTTGTGGGGAGAGTGCAACGGAAAGTCCTTTGACTGGTTTGATGGTTCTCCTATCGACGAACTTTTATGCAAG GTAAGGGAGATATATGGCCTGGACGAGAAAACTAGTTTTCGCAACGTCACTATCTCGTTGGAAGGGAGGCCTCAACCTTTATATCTTGGAACTGCTACTCAAATTG GAGTGATACCAACTGAGGGGATCCCCAGTTTACCAAAAATGCTACTCCCTCCAAATTGTGCCGGGCTTCCATCAAT GTATATTAGAGATCTTCTTCTTAATCCTCCATCTTTTGATGTTGCCTCTGCAATTCAAG AGGCTTGCAGGCTTATGTGCAGCATAACTTGTTCAATTCCAGAATTTACCTGCATACCATCAGCGAAG CTTGTGAAACTACTTGAGTCAAAAGAGGTTAATCACATCGAATTTTGTAGAATAAAAAATGTCCTTGACGAGATTATGTTAATGAATGGAAACACTGAGCTTTCAGCTATCCAGAACAAATTGCTCGAACCTGCTTCGGTGGTTACTGGCTTGAAAGTTGATGCTGATATACTA ATTAAAGAATGTAGATTTATTTCGAAACGTATAGGCGAAGTGATATCTTTAGCTGGTGAAAGTGACCAGGCAATATCTTCATCGGAATATATTCCCAAGGAGTTCTTCAATGATATGGAGTCATCTTGGAAGGGGCGTGTGAAAAGGGTCCATGCCGAAGAAGAGTTCAGCAATGTTGATGTGGCTGCTCAGGCATTATCAACTGCG GTCACTGAAGATTTTCTGCCAATTATTGTAAGAGTAAAATCCGTGATGTCCTCGCATGGAAGTTCTAAAGGGGAAATCTCTTACGCAAAAGAACACGGAGCTGTTTGGTTTAAAGGGAGGCGATTCACACCAAATGTATGGGCTAACACACCTGGTGAAGAACAGATAAAACAACTAAAGCCTGCGATTGATTCAAAAGGTAGAAGGGTTGGGGAAGAATGGTTTACAACAACCAAAGTTGAGAATGCTTTAGCCAG GTATCATGAAGCTTGTGATAACGCAAAAGGTAAAGTTCTAGAGCTCTTGAGAGGTCTTTCAAGCGAATTACAGGACAAGATCAACATCCTTGTCTTCTGCTCGATGTTGCTcatcataacaaaagcacttttTGGTCATGTTAG TGAGGGTCTAAGAAGAGGCTGGGTGCTTCCTGCTATATATCCCTTATCTAAG GATTATAGTACTGAAGAAAGCTCAAGCGAAATGGATTTATTAGGGCTCTTTCCTTACTGGCTTAATACTAATCAAGGGAATGCAATACTGAACGATGTCAGTATGCGCTCTTTGTTTATTCTGACTGGTCCAAATGGTGGAGGTAAATCCAGTATGTTGCGATCAGTCTGCGCGGCTGCATTGCTTGGAGTATGTGGTCTGATGGTGCCAGCTGCTTCAGCTGTCATCCCACACTTCGATTCCATCATGCTGCATATGAAGGCCTATGATAGTCCAGCTGATGGGAAAAGTTCATTTCAG ATTGAAATGTCAGAGATACGATCTTTAGTTAGTCGAGCTACTGGTAGAAGTCTTGTTCTCATTGATGAAATATGTAGGGGCACAGAAACTGCAAAAGGAACTTGCATAGCTGGTAGCATCATTGAAAGACTGGATGATGCTGGCTGCCTAGGCATTGTATCGACCCATTTGCATGGCATTTTTGACCTGCCACTATCACTCAACAATACTGATTTCAAAGCAATGGGAACAGAAGTGGTCAATGGGTACATTCAACCAACATGGAGACTTATGGATGGTATCTGTAGAGAAAGCCTTGCTTTTCAAACAGCCAGGAAGGAAGGTATGCCTGACTTGATAATTAAAAGGGCAGAGGAGCTATATCTGAATATGAGCAGAAACAACAAACATACATCATTGACACTCCACCGGCCTTTGGTTGCCAACTCTAGTGTAAATGGCGGCTTGGTTGATAGGCCTGATGGTCTGGGAAATGGGTTGGAACCTCCAACAGGTTCTTTTGGACTGCTGCGAAAGGATGTCGAGAGCATTGTTACCGCGATATGCGAGGACAAGCTGTTGGACCTGTACAACAAGAGAAGCATCTCAGAGCAGGTTGAGGTGGTCTGTGTAACTGTAGGTGCTAGGGAGCAACCGCCACCTTCAACCGTTGGCAGGTCCAGCATCTATATCATTATCAGACGGGACAACAAGCTCTATGTTGGACAG ACGGATGATCTCGTGGGCCGTCTTGGTGCTCATAGATCCAAGGAAGGTATGCAAGATGCCACAATACTATACATCATGGTTCCTGGCAAGAGCGTTGCGTGCCAACTGGAGACTCTTCTCATAAATCAGCTACCCTCGAAAGGTTTTAAGCTCACCAACAAGGCAGATGGCAAGCATCGGAACTTTGGTATGTCTGTAACCTCTGGAGAAGCCATGGCCGCGCACTGA
- the LOC123427195 gene encoding DNA mismatch repair protein MSH1, mitochondrial isoform X3 — protein sequence MPVVGISRSAKGYCLISVLETMKTYSAEEGLTEEAVVTKLRICRYHHLYLHSSLRNNSSGTSRWGEFGEGGLLWGECNGKSFDWFDGSPIDELLCKVREIYGLDEKTSFRNVTISLEGRPQPLYLGTATQIGVIPTEGIPSLPKMLLPPNCAGLPSMYIRDLLLNPPSFDVASAIQEACRLMCSITCSIPEFTCIPSAKLVKLLESKEVNHIEFCRIKNVLDEIMLMNGNTELSAIQNKLLEPASVVTGLKVDADILIKECRFISKRIGEVISLAGESDQAISSSEYIPKEFFNDMESSWKGRVKRVHAEEEFSNVDVAAQALSTAVTEDFLPIIVRVKSVMSSHGSSKGEISYAKEHGAVWFKGRRFTPNVWANTPGEEQIKQLKPAIDSKGRRVGEEWFTTTKVENALARYHEACDNAKGKVLELLRGLSSELQDKINILVFCSMLLIITKALFGHVSEGLRRGWVLPAIYPLSKDYSTEESSSEMDLLGLFPYWLNTNQGNAILNDVSMRSLFILTGPNGGGKSSMLRSVCAAALLGVCGLMVPAASAVIPHFDSIMLHMKAYDSPADGKSSFQIEMSEIRSLVSRATGRSLVLIDEICRGTETAKGTCIAGSIIERLDDAGCLGIVSTHLHGIFDLPLSLNNTDFKAMGTEVVNGYIQPTWRLMDGICRESLAFQTARKEGMPDLIIKRAEELYLNMSRNNKHTSLTLHRPLVANSSVNGGLVDRPDGLGNGLEPPTGSFGLLRKDVESIVTAICEDKLLDLYNKRSISEQVEVVCVTVGAREQPPPSTVGRSSIYIIIRRDNKLYVGQTDDLVGRLGAHRSKEGMQDATILYIMVPGKSVACQLETLLINQLPSKGFKLTNKADGKHRNFGMSVTSGEAMAAH from the exons ATGCCGGTAGTTG GGATTTCACGCTCCGCGAAAGGCTATTGCTTGATTTCTGTGCTAGAGACCATGAAAACTTATTCAGCTGAGGAGGGCCTAACAGAGGAAGCTGTAGTTACTAAGCTGCGAATATGTCGTTATCATCATTTATACCTTCACAGTTCTTTGAGGAACAATTCTTCAG GGACATCGCGTTGGGGTGAGTTTGGCGAGGGAGGGCTCTTGTGGGGAGAGTGCAACGGAAAGTCCTTTGACTGGTTTGATGGTTCTCCTATCGACGAACTTTTATGCAAG GTAAGGGAGATATATGGCCTGGACGAGAAAACTAGTTTTCGCAACGTCACTATCTCGTTGGAAGGGAGGCCTCAACCTTTATATCTTGGAACTGCTACTCAAATTG GAGTGATACCAACTGAGGGGATCCCCAGTTTACCAAAAATGCTACTCCCTCCAAATTGTGCCGGGCTTCCATCAAT GTATATTAGAGATCTTCTTCTTAATCCTCCATCTTTTGATGTTGCCTCTGCAATTCAAG AGGCTTGCAGGCTTATGTGCAGCATAACTTGTTCAATTCCAGAATTTACCTGCATACCATCAGCGAAG CTTGTGAAACTACTTGAGTCAAAAGAGGTTAATCACATCGAATTTTGTAGAATAAAAAATGTCCTTGACGAGATTATGTTAATGAATGGAAACACTGAGCTTTCAGCTATCCAGAACAAATTGCTCGAACCTGCTTCGGTGGTTACTGGCTTGAAAGTTGATGCTGATATACTA ATTAAAGAATGTAGATTTATTTCGAAACGTATAGGCGAAGTGATATCTTTAGCTGGTGAAAGTGACCAGGCAATATCTTCATCGGAATATATTCCCAAGGAGTTCTTCAATGATATGGAGTCATCTTGGAAGGGGCGTGTGAAAAGGGTCCATGCCGAAGAAGAGTTCAGCAATGTTGATGTGGCTGCTCAGGCATTATCAACTGCG GTCACTGAAGATTTTCTGCCAATTATTGTAAGAGTAAAATCCGTGATGTCCTCGCATGGAAGTTCTAAAGGGGAAATCTCTTACGCAAAAGAACACGGAGCTGTTTGGTTTAAAGGGAGGCGATTCACACCAAATGTATGGGCTAACACACCTGGTGAAGAACAGATAAAACAACTAAAGCCTGCGATTGATTCAAAAGGTAGAAGGGTTGGGGAAGAATGGTTTACAACAACCAAAGTTGAGAATGCTTTAGCCAG GTATCATGAAGCTTGTGATAACGCAAAAGGTAAAGTTCTAGAGCTCTTGAGAGGTCTTTCAAGCGAATTACAGGACAAGATCAACATCCTTGTCTTCTGCTCGATGTTGCTcatcataacaaaagcacttttTGGTCATGTTAG TGAGGGTCTAAGAAGAGGCTGGGTGCTTCCTGCTATATATCCCTTATCTAAG GATTATAGTACTGAAGAAAGCTCAAGCGAAATGGATTTATTAGGGCTCTTTCCTTACTGGCTTAATACTAATCAAGGGAATGCAATACTGAACGATGTCAGTATGCGCTCTTTGTTTATTCTGACTGGTCCAAATGGTGGAGGTAAATCCAGTATGTTGCGATCAGTCTGCGCGGCTGCATTGCTTGGAGTATGTGGTCTGATGGTGCCAGCTGCTTCAGCTGTCATCCCACACTTCGATTCCATCATGCTGCATATGAAGGCCTATGATAGTCCAGCTGATGGGAAAAGTTCATTTCAG ATTGAAATGTCAGAGATACGATCTTTAGTTAGTCGAGCTACTGGTAGAAGTCTTGTTCTCATTGATGAAATATGTAGGGGCACAGAAACTGCAAAAGGAACTTGCATAGCTGGTAGCATCATTGAAAGACTGGATGATGCTGGCTGCCTAGGCATTGTATCGACCCATTTGCATGGCATTTTTGACCTGCCACTATCACTCAACAATACTGATTTCAAAGCAATGGGAACAGAAGTGGTCAATGGGTACATTCAACCAACATGGAGACTTATGGATGGTATCTGTAGAGAAAGCCTTGCTTTTCAAACAGCCAGGAAGGAAGGTATGCCTGACTTGATAATTAAAAGGGCAGAGGAGCTATATCTGAATATGAGCAGAAACAACAAACATACATCATTGACACTCCACCGGCCTTTGGTTGCCAACTCTAGTGTAAATGGCGGCTTGGTTGATAGGCCTGATGGTCTGGGAAATGGGTTGGAACCTCCAACAGGTTCTTTTGGACTGCTGCGAAAGGATGTCGAGAGCATTGTTACCGCGATATGCGAGGACAAGCTGTTGGACCTGTACAACAAGAGAAGCATCTCAGAGCAGGTTGAGGTGGTCTGTGTAACTGTAGGTGCTAGGGAGCAACCGCCACCTTCAACCGTTGGCAGGTCCAGCATCTATATCATTATCAGACGGGACAACAAGCTCTATGTTGGACAG ACGGATGATCTCGTGGGCCGTCTTGGTGCTCATAGATCCAAGGAAGGTATGCAAGATGCCACAATACTATACATCATGGTTCCTGGCAAGAGCGTTGCGTGCCAACTGGAGACTCTTCTCATAAATCAGCTACCCTCGAAAGGTTTTAAGCTCACCAACAAGGCAGATGGCAAGCATCGGAACTTTGGTATGTCTGTAACCTCTGGAGAAGCCATGGCCGCGCACTGA